The genomic segment CTCCTGCACGGACGACGAGTCCGGGAACCCGGTCGCGCCGCAGCGCCACGCGATGTTCAACACGGCGTACGAGGTCGGCGGCCCGGCCTGTGCGGTGAAGACCGTCGAGGCGATGTCCGGCATCCGCATGGACCACTACGTCGAGGTCGACTTCACCGGCTTCAAACGGCTCATCGACGAGCTCGGCGGCGTCCGGATCACGACGAGAACGGCGATCGACGACCCCAAGAGCCATCTGAAGCTGGCGCCGGGCACGCACACCCTCGACGGCGAGCAGTCGCTCGGTCTCGTCCGTACCCGCAAGAGCGTCGGCGACGGCAGTGACCTGGGCCGCATCCAGCTCCAGCAGGCGTTCATCAAGGCGCTGATGGAGCAGGCGAAGAGCGTCGGTGCGCTCTCCCACCCCACGAAGCTGTTCGGCCTCGCCGACGCCGCCACCAAGGCCGTCACCACCGACTCGCGTCTCGCCTCGGTCAAGAACCTCAAGGACTTCGCGGACGGACTCAAGGGCATCGGCCCGAAGAAGACGCACATGATCACGCTGCCCGTGCGTTACGACCCGGCCGACCCGAACCGCGTGGTGCCCATCGACGCGGCGGCCGAGCAGGTCTGGACGGCGCTGCGGCAGGACCGGCCGGTCCCCGCCTCCGCCACCGAGGAGTCGGCGGGCG from the Streptomyces sp. AM 4-1-1 genome contains:
- a CDS encoding LCP family protein gives rise to the protein MTEQSKGGGRIRGTGRRRRKPSRRRAKTVAAWVAAGVVLAGGTGLGYVYFTLNGNLKAVDIDSALGKDRPANADNGSEDILVLGSDSRSGANARYGVDEGGARSDTAMVVHVYEGHTSAAVVSIPRDTLVDRPSCTDDESGNPVAPQRHAMFNTAYEVGGPACAVKTVEAMSGIRMDHYVEVDFTGFKRLIDELGGVRITTRTAIDDPKSHLKLAPGTHTLDGEQSLGLVRTRKSVGDGSDLGRIQLQQAFIKALMEQAKSVGALSHPTKLFGLADAATKAVTTDSRLASVKNLKDFADGLKGIGPKKTHMITLPVRYDPADPNRVVPIDAAAEQVWTALRQDRPVPASATEESAGDKGEAGRVVG